Proteins found in one Bombus terrestris chromosome 1, iyBomTerr1.2, whole genome shotgun sequence genomic segment:
- the LOC100643027 gene encoding GON-4-like protein yields the protein MAMIKNRLYNIEDDIAFEPRLTRAKTKELAAAQVNIPWPITPVKKTSSEVQALIEEELPEDSSDEEYNPEQESHDPEGIFKIPGIPYVPTEEESIGQRTRSKVCLSETPLEQIEQAFIPPDITIDMYDLDCEKDEDWDNFLKEFTQPLTQEPMVEDDSEADPEYNILEDEETELLDKEELRADKAVNVTRKELNNLTAELFEFIDIFPKEDQEISKTRRSPENKNVSVENNFMNCSVTDLLPTYEEPELPNLMNPNQRELLAVQFRQHVQLMVQHFAMTYMHPDLHSQSKTCKENLNSIKYLSNGPNSAFNVANLPDALKLVSDWENKFLDNKFSEDFKKAMADGDAIKRIYLKNRYKCIPKFDPELKKLFMDSKALMYPQLLPEIPFRSELSKFVRPPYLKSEESLIALGLEQFLPFVATKSKKLKSKKLQLLDAVKLINQYLVPCREPEGLLNHIGKRRYTKNANPIKHYFEKGCAPRTIHYITLECDLKAPKDQSINLLPLIWQTYCNNTQQKINVIKQKQMLNSYNDIMKKDCLANGNRNHVSVSKTHILCTQNPPINILPKILPANTKQKTTTKNALKDNLSTSGNINCEISKNISDNEVNIEIHNTHALNTDCSLRRSNSLKIITMQEEKEKKTDESELKEVRNDVSTNSITLKHTKFSKKSSEIVQELPQLRKTTPRLAKTRSAQNMKLMAQVLGPKGLSSNCNALKSREKNDIDKNIEKITDSPKLDNEDEIAELMLASTTIKKDSISRKKAKEARELENIKRLLESENPLNEEERGSKFAASYLQKLHLALESNNPATLRSVIKLYLDYYDKLDSINQMENELSFSSPSRSLHNEQIMKKTAIDKDTITITLYRDVCEKLREYPELCTDFLLFLRPHQAAMMDKSVEYIMLQKMSEFVNVAQIYFAKQPSRIAKMMQAITQLSSDPQITLEHVHATMSPILKGHPLVMDLFLQILPTAKPPESLFASHMFENLTCPVGPYDKSKIYTEDAPELYENIELPVLSFQEDPYGGENCKCSCHNDEESTSKNISEHCVSCGTRFLNGKIYLQTSEGLRPAKIIFPGAEEEKLENIARISLKATDKFASSISSTQRRKSSKNEFHTDEQHQKSFIAKNSPTKENEEGEKLIIKSKKAIKSPSKSTDQKKDFKRPRSEISHINRSTKKMRISQCKNKKEKQIDKQEIKVEYIDSNVSDHMKLGEKGCLFIDYKNSKETIAKNTSDAKIRTSNDSVSKVDLSDEIKNSVDLTTNVNTNSWTRQEDMILLQAVKKEYSENSLILVSKTLGNRTIDQVRERCEILLSLLKKMM from the exons atggCAATGATTAAAAATCGTCTTTATAATATAGAAGATGATATAGCTTTTGAACCAAGATTAACAAGGGCAAAGACCAA AGAGTTAGCAGCAGCCCAAGTTAATATACCATGGCCAATTACTCCAGTGAAGAAAACTTCATCAGAAGTACAAGCATTAATCGAAGAAGAATTACCAGAAGATTCTTCTGATGAAGAATACAATCCAGAACAAGAATCGCATGATCCtgaaggaatttttaaaatccCTGG aatCCCTTATGTGCCAACAGAAGAAGAAAGTATTGGTCAAAGAACACGATCCAAAGTTTGTTTAAGCGAAACACCTTTGGAACAGATTGAACAAGCATTTATACCTCCAGATATAACCATTGATATGTATGATTTGGATTGTGAAAAAGATGAAGATTGGGATAATTTCTTAAAAGAATTTACTCAACCACTTACTCAAGAACCTATGGTGGAAGATGATTCAGAAGCAGATccagaatataatattttagaagaCGAAGAAACGGAACTTT TGGATAAAGAAGAGTTAAGAGCTGATAAAGCTGTAAATGTTACACGCaaggaattaaataatttgactGCAGAATTATTTGAGTTTATAGATATATTTCCGAAAGAAGACCAGGAGATTTCAAAAACGAGAAGGTCtccagaaaataaaaatgtttcggtTGAAAACAATTTTATG aattgttctgtaacagatttatTACCTACTTATGAAGAACCAGAACTTCCTAATTTAATGAATCCAAATCAACGCGAGTTATTGGCAGTTCAATTTCGTCAACATGTACAATTAATGGTACAACATTTTGCTATGACATATATGCACCCAGATCTACATTCTCAGTCAAAAACATGCAAAGAAAATCTAAATAGTATAAA GTACTTAAGTAATGGCCCTAATTCTGCATTCAATGTAGCAAATTTACCGGATGCTTTAAAATTAGTATCTGATtgggaaaataaatttttggatAACAAATTTTCTGAAGATTTCAAAAAAGCTATGGCAGATGGGGAtgcaataaaaagaatatatctTAAAAATAGGTATAAGTGTATTCCTAAATTTGATCCAGAATTAAAAAAGCTATTTATGGACAGTAAAGCCCTAATGTATCCACAACTTTTGCCTGAAATACCATTCAGAAGTGAATTAAGTAAATTTGTACGCCCTCCATATCTAAAATCTGAAGAGAG TTTAATTGCACTGGGTTTGGAACAATTTCTCCCTTTTGTTGCCACTAaatcaaagaaattaaaaagtaagaAACTCCAACTATTAGACGcagtgaaattaattaatcagtATTTAGTGCCATGCAGGGAACCTGAAGGATTATTAAATCACATTGGAAAACGTCGGTACACAAAGAATGCAAATCcaataaaa CATTACTTTGAGAAGGGTTGTGCTCCTAGAACAATacattatataacattagaATGTGATCTCAAAGCACCCAAAGATCAATCAATAAATCTATTACCTTTAATTTGGCAAACTTATTGTAATAAT ACACAGCAGAAAATTAATGTCATAAAGCAAAAACAAATGCTTAATTCGTATAATGATATTATGAAGAAAGATTGTCTTGCAAATGGAAATAGAAACCATGTTTCTGTTTCCAAAACTCACATTTTGTGTACACAAAACCCACCTATTAATATATTACCAAAAATATTACCTGCAAATACAAAGCAGAAGACAACAACTAAAAATGCATTGAAAGATAATTTGTCCACAAGTGGAAACATTAAttgtgaaatttctaaaaatatatcagACAATGAagtaaatattgaaatccaTAATACACATGCATTAAATACAGATTGTTCATTGCGTCGTAGCAactctttaaaaattataactatgcaagaagaaaaagagaaaaaaacagATGAAAGTGAATTAAAAGAAGTTCGGAATGATGTATCTACAAATTCAATTACATTAAAACACACAAAGTTTTCTAAAAAGTCTTCTGAAATAGTACAAGAATTACCTCAATTACGAAAAACTACTCCTAGGTTAGCAAAAACAAGAAGTGctcaaaatatgaaattaatggCCCAAGTTTTAGGACCAAAAGGTTTATCATCTAATTGCAATGCCTTAAAGTCCAGAGAAAAGAATgatatagataaaaatatagagaaaataaCTGATTCGCCTAAACTT GATAATGAAGATGAAATTGCAGAGTTAATGTTAGCTAGCACAACTATTAAAAAAGATTCTATTAGTAGAAAGAAAGCTAAAGAAGCTAGAGAGTTAGAAAACATTAAAAGACTTTTAGAATCTGAAAATCCattaaacgaagaagaaagaggtTCAA agtTTGCAGCATCATATCTTCAGAAATTGCACTTGGCATTAGAATCCAACAATCCAGCAACATTACGATctgtgataaaattatatttagattATTATGATAAATTAGATAGCATTAATCAAATGGAGAACGAATTGTCATTCTCGAGTCCATCAAGATCTTTGCACAATGaacaaattatgaaaaaaacTGCGATAGATAAAGATACAataactattacattatatcgagATGTATGTGAAAAATTACGAGAATATCCTGAGCTTTGTAcagattttttgttgtttttgagGCCACATCAAGCTGCGATGATGGATAAATCAGTGGAATATATAATGCTTCAAAAGATGAGCGAATTTGTTAATGTAGCTCAAATATATTTTGCTAAACAACCTTCTCGAATAGCAAAAATGATGCAAGCTATTACACAGCTTTCATCTGATCCACAGATAACATTAGAACATGTTCATGCAACTATGAGTCCCATACTTAAGGGACATCCTTTAGTTAtggatttatttttacaaatattacctACTGCTAAACCTCCAGAAAg TTTGTTTGCATCACATATGTTTGAAAACTTAACATGTCCAGTGGGACCATatgataaaagtaaaatttatactGAAGATGCACCtgaattatatgaaaatatagaattgcCCGTATTATCATTTCAAGAAGATCCTTATGGTGGAGAAAACTGCAAATGCAGTTGTCATAACGATGAAGAATCCacttctaaaaatatttctgaacATTGTGTGTCTTGTGGCACAAGg tTCCTCAATGGAAAAATTTACCTTCAAACATCTGAAGGTTTAAGACctgcaaaaattattttccctGGAGCTGAAGAAGAAAAGTTGGAAAATATTGCGCGTATATCTTTAAAAGCTACTGATAAATTTGCTTCATCTATTTCATCTACACAACGAAGGAAGTCTTCAAAGAATGAATTTCATACCGATGAACAACATCAGAAATCTTTTATAGCAAAAAATTCACCTACCAAAGagaacgaagaaggagaaaaattaattataaagtcTAAAAAAGCTATAAAATCGCCGTCAAAATCTACAGATCAGAAAAAAGATTTTAAGAGACCCAGAAGTGAAATAAGCCATATAAATAGAAGTACAAAAAAAATGCGCATATctcaatgtaaaaataaaaaagagaaacaaattgACAAGCAAGAAATAAAAGTAGAATACATAGACTCAAATGTTAGTGATCATATGAAATTAGGTGAAAAAGGATGCTTATTCattgattataaaaattctaaagaaaCAATAGCAAAAAATACATCAGATGCGAAAATAAGAACGTCAAATGACAGCGTAAGCAAGGTTGATTTATCTGATGAGATAAAAAATTCTGTTGATTTAACTACCAATGTAAATACAAACTCATGGACACGGCAGGAAGATATGATCTTATTACAAGctgtaaaaaaagaatattctgAGAATTCACTTATTCTAGTCAGTAAAACATTAGGAAATCGTACAATTGATCAA GTTAGAGAAAGGTGCGAAATCCTGCTCTCTTTGTTAAAGAAGATGATGTAA
- the LOC100643270 gene encoding phosphorylated adapter RNA export protein isoform X2: MGYSDESDDSADSESDSDSDSGHIKSKRPKLKLKRSRNMTKNWSDKNDKYKIWCPQLQEESLTENLILCGVTKKQNHDRSVESYNIPHRYSFNGTWNMEHRNNNSSEDEKDGERRLTNKRTNSDRTNVKLRLGKKRNLMDIDNQKGAARKIADLSTTVESTDSDVATDITSKLSEKKDLLIRRIVDIIGKEKAIDFFQKTKKIEEGGGMLIMNGSRRRTAGGVYLWLVKNDEHIPREKISEIFYYDKKEHAEQRKADAVARRQKAQELIKCLENGSEKDLPALLTKAELSTREIAEEARLRRGEGMDRMPVDSDRTMTNPPPSPVTDDPDHSEHPLVQRHVQSYGDDFLDIGIDIDSMEVL; this comes from the exons atgggcTATAGCGACGAGTCTGATGATTCTGCAGATTCTGAAAGTGATTCTGATTCAGATTCTGGAcatattaaaagtaaaagacCTAAATTAAAACTGAAACGATCTAGAAATATGACAAAAAATTGGTcagataaaaatgataaatataaaatatggtgTCCTCAGTTACAAGAAGAATCTTTAACAGAAAATCTAATATTATGTGGTGtaactaaaaaacaaaatcACGATCGTAGTGTTGAGAGTTATAACATTCCACACCGTTATTCTTTTAATGGGACTTGGAATATGGAGCACCGCAATAATAATAGCTCAGAAGATGAAAAGGATGGGGAAAGAAGGCTAACAAATAAAAGGACAAATTCTGATAGAACTAATGTTAAATTGAGATTAGGAAAGAAACGTAATTTGATGGACATAGATAATCAGAAAGGAGCTGCTAGAAAAATAGCAGATTTAAGTACAACAGTTGAATCAACTGATTCAGATGTGGCTACTGACATAACATCAAAACTTAGCGAGAAAAAGGATCTTCTTATAA GGAGGATTGTAGATATAATTGGTAAAGAAAAAGCCATTGATTTCTTTCAAAAAACTAAGAAGATTGAAGAAGGGGGTGGTATGTTAATAATGAATGGATCTAGAAGAAGAACTGCAGGAGGTGTATATTTGTGGTTAGTAAAAAACGATGAACATATCCCACGAGAAAAAATAAGTGAGATCTTttattatgataaaaaagaacaTGCTGAACAAAGGAAAGCTGATGCCGTTGCAAGAAGACAGAAAGCACAAGAATTAATAAAGTGTTTAGAAA ATGGTTCAGAAAAAGATCTTCCTGCCTTGCTAACAAAAGCAGAACTTTCTACAAGAGAAATAGCAGAAGAAGCAAGATTAAGACGTGGAGAAGGTATGGATAGAATGCCAGTCGATTCTGATCGGACAATGACTAATCCGCCACCTAGTCCTGTAACAGATGATCCAGATCATTCAGAGCATCCACTTGTACAAAGGCATGTTCAAAGTTATGGAGACGATTTCCTTGATATTGGAATAGACATAGACAGTATGGAAgtactttaa
- the LOC100643270 gene encoding phosphorylated adapter RNA export protein isoform X1: MEAEPLELEDGEVIDDEASDIETYNVLKRPHAVPNKEENVKMGYSDESDDSADSESDSDSDSGHIKSKRPKLKLKRSRNMTKNWSDKNDKYKIWCPQLQEESLTENLILCGVTKKQNHDRSVESYNIPHRYSFNGTWNMEHRNNNSSEDEKDGERRLTNKRTNSDRTNVKLRLGKKRNLMDIDNQKGAARKIADLSTTVESTDSDVATDITSKLSEKKDLLIRRIVDIIGKEKAIDFFQKTKKIEEGGGMLIMNGSRRRTAGGVYLWLVKNDEHIPREKISEIFYYDKKEHAEQRKADAVARRQKAQELIKCLENGSEKDLPALLTKAELSTREIAEEARLRRGEGMDRMPVDSDRTMTNPPPSPVTDDPDHSEHPLVQRHVQSYGDDFLDIGIDIDSMEVL, encoded by the exons ATGGAAGCAGAACCTTTAGAACTCGAAGATGGTGAAGTTATAGATGATGAG GCAAGCGATATCGAAACATATAATGTCCTAAAAAGACCACATGCAGTtccaaataaagaagaaaatgtaaaaatgggcTATAGCGACGAGTCTGATGATTCTGCAGATTCTGAAAGTGATTCTGATTCAGATTCTGGAcatattaaaagtaaaagacCTAAATTAAAACTGAAACGATCTAGAAATATGACAAAAAATTGGTcagataaaaatgataaatataaaatatggtgTCCTCAGTTACAAGAAGAATCTTTAACAGAAAATCTAATATTATGTGGTGtaactaaaaaacaaaatcACGATCGTAGTGTTGAGAGTTATAACATTCCACACCGTTATTCTTTTAATGGGACTTGGAATATGGAGCACCGCAATAATAATAGCTCAGAAGATGAAAAGGATGGGGAAAGAAGGCTAACAAATAAAAGGACAAATTCTGATAGAACTAATGTTAAATTGAGATTAGGAAAGAAACGTAATTTGATGGACATAGATAATCAGAAAGGAGCTGCTAGAAAAATAGCAGATTTAAGTACAACAGTTGAATCAACTGATTCAGATGTGGCTACTGACATAACATCAAAACTTAGCGAGAAAAAGGATCTTCTTATAA GGAGGATTGTAGATATAATTGGTAAAGAAAAAGCCATTGATTTCTTTCAAAAAACTAAGAAGATTGAAGAAGGGGGTGGTATGTTAATAATGAATGGATCTAGAAGAAGAACTGCAGGAGGTGTATATTTGTGGTTAGTAAAAAACGATGAACATATCCCACGAGAAAAAATAAGTGAGATCTTttattatgataaaaaagaacaTGCTGAACAAAGGAAAGCTGATGCCGTTGCAAGAAGACAGAAAGCACAAGAATTAATAAAGTGTTTAGAAA ATGGTTCAGAAAAAGATCTTCCTGCCTTGCTAACAAAAGCAGAACTTTCTACAAGAGAAATAGCAGAAGAAGCAAGATTAAGACGTGGAGAAGGTATGGATAGAATGCCAGTCGATTCTGATCGGACAATGACTAATCCGCCACCTAGTCCTGTAACAGATGATCCAGATCATTCAGAGCATCCACTTGTACAAAGGCATGTTCAAAGTTATGGAGACGATTTCCTTGATATTGGAATAGACATAGACAGTATGGAAgtactttaa
- the LOC100643393 gene encoding oligoribonuclease isoform X1 has product MKTIFAYCLKWSKNCLRITVPRYFHTVKSPELFMNTNMGKSNLNDYIVWLDMEMSGIDVNTSQILEIACLITNKDLKVVSEDLNIIIHQPDEILNNMNYWCMATHQKTGLINESRLSKTTVEDAEQIVLKYLKTYIEKEATCPLAGSSVYVDRMFLYKYMPLVNNYLHYRIIDTSTIKELIKRWNINVPIFKKNHVHRALPDVKESIRELQCYKNHIFDLCIRS; this is encoded by the exons atgaagACAATTTTTGCATATTGTTTGAAATGGTCAAAAAATTGTCTTCGAATAACTGTTCCTCGTTATTTCCATACTG TTAAATCACCTGAGCTATTCATGAATACAAATATGGGAAAAAGTAATTTGAATGATTACATTGTTTGGTTAGATATGGAA ATGAGTGGCATTGATGTAAATACATCTCAAATCTTGGAAATAGCATGCTTAATCACTAATAAAGATTTAAAAGTTGTAAGCGAAGATCTAAACATTATTATACATCAGCCAgatgaaatattaaacaatatgAATTACTGGTGCATGGCAACTCATCAAAAA ACAGGATTAATCAATGAGTCCCGTTTAAGTAAAACTACAGTAGAAGATGCTGAACAGATTGTACTAAAGtatttaaaaacatatattgaaaaaGAAGCAACATGCCCACTAGCAGGAAGTTCAGTTTATGTGGATCGCatgtttttgtataaatatatgccattagttaataattatttacattatagAATTATTGATACTTCTACtattaaagaattaataaa gagatggaatataaatgtacctatttttaaaaaaaatcatgTTCATAGAGCATTGCCTGATGTAAAAGAAAGTATAAGAGAATtgcaatgttataaaaatcatatattCGATCTATGTATTAGAAGTTAA
- the LOC100643393 gene encoding probable oligoribonuclease isoform X2, producing the protein MNTNMGKSNLNDYIVWLDMEMSGIDVNTSQILEIACLITNKDLKVVSEDLNIIIHQPDEILNNMNYWCMATHQKTGLINESRLSKTTVEDAEQIVLKYLKTYIEKEATCPLAGSSVYVDRMFLYKYMPLVNNYLHYRIIDTSTIKELIKRWNINVPIFKKNHVHRALPDVKESIRELQCYKNHIFDLCIRS; encoded by the exons ATGAATACAAATATGGGAAAAAGTAATTTGAATGATTACATTGTTTGGTTAGATATGGAA ATGAGTGGCATTGATGTAAATACATCTCAAATCTTGGAAATAGCATGCTTAATCACTAATAAAGATTTAAAAGTTGTAAGCGAAGATCTAAACATTATTATACATCAGCCAgatgaaatattaaacaatatgAATTACTGGTGCATGGCAACTCATCAAAAA ACAGGATTAATCAATGAGTCCCGTTTAAGTAAAACTACAGTAGAAGATGCTGAACAGATTGTACTAAAGtatttaaaaacatatattgaaaaaGAAGCAACATGCCCACTAGCAGGAAGTTCAGTTTATGTGGATCGCatgtttttgtataaatatatgccattagttaataattatttacattatagAATTATTGATACTTCTACtattaaagaattaataaa gagatggaatataaatgtacctatttttaaaaaaaatcatgTTCATAGAGCATTGCCTGATGTAAAAGAAAGTATAAGAGAATtgcaatgttataaaaatcatatattCGATCTATGTATTAGAAGTTAA
- the LOC100644354 gene encoding uncharacterized protein LOC100644354, whose product MAASPTGGVKAMNIGGRLVRERERLIGMTEEERAWRARYLKSQILAPEEPLTTKEYYRHYYNPLRRLYRIPLNALERVLTPLMGNKNAIITRYVIAKCLMGLVILYGARYYYKYNTGDWTRQSGWMVRPTREARIPGTKDYKGLEKPKTFATYGFENSPI is encoded by the exons atggCAGCTTCACCTACTGGTGGTGTAAAAGCAATGAATATTGGTGGCCGTTtagtgagagaaagagaacgttTGATTGGTATGACGGAAGAAGAACGTGCATGGAGAGCCCGGTATCTTAAAAGCCAGATTCTTGCGCCAGAAGAACCATTAACAACAAAGGAATATTATAGGCATTATTATAATCCACTTCGAAGATTATATAGAATACCTTTAAATGCACTTGAAAGAGTATTAACTCCTCTTAtg ggTAATAAGAATGCAATAATTACACGTTATGTCATAGCAAAATGTTTGATGGGTCTTGTTATACTTTATGGCGCACGGTATTACTACAAATATAACACAGgc GATTGGACACGACAATCTGGTTGGATGGTGAGACCAACACGTGAAGCAAGAATTCCAGGAACTAAAGATTACAAAGGTCTCGAGAAGCCGAAAACTTTTGCTACATATGGTTTTGAGAATTCTCCCATATAA
- the LOC100643837 gene encoding exosome complex component RRP42 isoform X3, whose protein sequence is MEIETKLMPQTHGSARLRIGNTDILVGIKIELDVPHADRSNEGKLEFFVDCSATATPAFEGKGGDDLATEISNILTAAYQTPNAFDLRTLCILPHKKCWKIYVDILILQCGGNLFDAVGIAVKAALNSTEIPKITTATLDGGEPDIELSDDAYDCIQLDTSNYPIIVTLCKIGDNYIVDPTSEEEVCSASSIVMSVLPNGKVSSVIKLGYGSIQPNTFIKMLQIGKNIGLQLNESLMKALKEESQLGQQRQILGFLR, encoded by the exons ATGGAAATTGAAACTAAATTAATGCCACAAACACATGGATCAGCAAGATTACGCATAGGAAATACAGATATACTTGTTGGCATTAAAATAGAACTTGATGTACCTCACGCTGACAGATCAAATGAaggaaaattagaattttttgttGATTG TTCTGCTACTGCAACTCCAGCATTTGAAGGAAAAGGTGGTGATGATTTAGCAACTGAAATAAGTAACATTTTAACAGCTGCTTATCAAACGCCTAATGCTTTTGATTTAAGAACATTATGTATTTTACCTCATAAGAAATGTTGGAAAATATATGTTGATATTTTG ATTCTTCAGTGTGGTGGCAATCTTTTTGATGCAGTAGGAATTGCAGTTAAGGCTGCATTAAATAGTACAGAAATACCAAAAATTACAACTGCGACTCTGGATGGTGGAGAACCAGATATTGAATTATCAGATGATGCTTATGACTGCATACAATTAGATACCAGCAATTATCCAATTATTGTTACACTGTGCAAA ATTGGAGATAATTATATCGTGGATCCAACCTCGGAAGAAGAAGTATGTAGTGCAAGTAGTATTGTCATGTCTGTATTACCAAATGGTAAAGTTTCATCAGTGATTAAGTTGGGTTATGGGAGCATTCAGCCTAATACTTTTATCAAAATGTTGCaa ATAGGGAAAAATATAGGATTACAATTAAATGAAAGTCTTATGAAAGCACTGAAAGAAGAAAGTCAACTAGGACAACAAAGACAAATATTAGGATTTCttagataa
- the LOC100643837 gene encoding exosome complex component RRP42 isoform X1, which yields MAETVLSSGEKTFILHGIDADFRNDGRRRCEYRSMEIETKLMPQTHGSARLRIGNTDILVGIKIELDVPHADRSNEGKLEFFVDCSATATPAFEGKGGDDLATEISNILTAAYQTPNAFDLRTLCILPHKKCWKIYVDILILQCGGNLFDAVGIAVKAALNSTEIPKITTATLDGGEPDIELSDDAYDCIQLDTSNYPIIVTLCKIGDNYIVDPTSEEEVCSASSIVMSVLPNGKVSSVIKLGYGSIQPNTFIKMLQIGKNIGLQLNESLMKALKEESQLGQQRQILGFLR from the exons ATGGCAGAAACTGTTTTAAGTTCCGGTGAAAAGACTTTCATTCTCCATGGAATAGAT GCAGACTTTAGAAATGATGGTAGGCGACGATGCGAATATCGATCAATGGAAATTGAAACTAAATTAATGCCACAAACACATGGATCAGCAAGATTACGCATAGGAAATACAGATATACTTGTTGGCATTAAAATAGAACTTGATGTACCTCACGCTGACAGATCAAATGAaggaaaattagaattttttgttGATTG TTCTGCTACTGCAACTCCAGCATTTGAAGGAAAAGGTGGTGATGATTTAGCAACTGAAATAAGTAACATTTTAACAGCTGCTTATCAAACGCCTAATGCTTTTGATTTAAGAACATTATGTATTTTACCTCATAAGAAATGTTGGAAAATATATGTTGATATTTTG ATTCTTCAGTGTGGTGGCAATCTTTTTGATGCAGTAGGAATTGCAGTTAAGGCTGCATTAAATAGTACAGAAATACCAAAAATTACAACTGCGACTCTGGATGGTGGAGAACCAGATATTGAATTATCAGATGATGCTTATGACTGCATACAATTAGATACCAGCAATTATCCAATTATTGTTACACTGTGCAAA ATTGGAGATAATTATATCGTGGATCCAACCTCGGAAGAAGAAGTATGTAGTGCAAGTAGTATTGTCATGTCTGTATTACCAAATGGTAAAGTTTCATCAGTGATTAAGTTGGGTTATGGGAGCATTCAGCCTAATACTTTTATCAAAATGTTGCaa ATAGGGAAAAATATAGGATTACAATTAAATGAAAGTCTTATGAAAGCACTGAAAGAAGAAAGTCAACTAGGACAACAAAGACAAATATTAGGATTTCttagataa
- the LOC100643837 gene encoding exosome complex component RRP42 isoform X2, producing MAETVLSSGEKTFILHGIDADFRNDGRRRCEYRSMEIETKLMPQTHGSARLRIGNTDILVGIKIELDVPHADRSNEGKLEFFVDCSATATPAFEGKGGDDLATEISNILTAAYQTPNAFDLRTLCILPHKKCWKIYVDILILQCGGNLFDAVGIAVKAALNSTEIPKITTATLDGGEPDIELSDDAYDCIQLDTSNYPIIVTLCKIGDNYIVDPTSEEEVCSASSIVMSVLPNGKVSSVIKLGYGSIQPNTFIKMLQYVFR from the exons ATGGCAGAAACTGTTTTAAGTTCCGGTGAAAAGACTTTCATTCTCCATGGAATAGAT GCAGACTTTAGAAATGATGGTAGGCGACGATGCGAATATCGATCAATGGAAATTGAAACTAAATTAATGCCACAAACACATGGATCAGCAAGATTACGCATAGGAAATACAGATATACTTGTTGGCATTAAAATAGAACTTGATGTACCTCACGCTGACAGATCAAATGAaggaaaattagaattttttgttGATTG TTCTGCTACTGCAACTCCAGCATTTGAAGGAAAAGGTGGTGATGATTTAGCAACTGAAATAAGTAACATTTTAACAGCTGCTTATCAAACGCCTAATGCTTTTGATTTAAGAACATTATGTATTTTACCTCATAAGAAATGTTGGAAAATATATGTTGATATTTTG ATTCTTCAGTGTGGTGGCAATCTTTTTGATGCAGTAGGAATTGCAGTTAAGGCTGCATTAAATAGTACAGAAATACCAAAAATTACAACTGCGACTCTGGATGGTGGAGAACCAGATATTGAATTATCAGATGATGCTTATGACTGCATACAATTAGATACCAGCAATTATCCAATTATTGTTACACTGTGCAAA ATTGGAGATAATTATATCGTGGATCCAACCTCGGAAGAAGAAGTATGTAGTGCAAGTAGTATTGTCATGTCTGTATTACCAAATGGTAAAGTTTCATCAGTGATTAAGTTGGGTTATGGGAGCATTCAGCCTAATACTTTTATCAAAATGTTGCaa TATGTTTTCAGATAG